From a region of the Helicobacter hepaticus ATCC 51449 genome:
- a CDS encoding phosphatidate cytidylyltransferase, with translation MDTNEKESITSQQNTKEQIKAKFLADKARFITAGVLIVALILILSIDSTLLTCIVLAIICLIGVQESLKLYALPPALHYYIATAFIWVLAYFNERIIESALFTLVIYASYLAYSKKISPKTLLPFIYPVLPFLSIYALYKDAGGAGVWVIVWLIVIVALTDTGAYLGGKAFGKTPFCPTSPKKTIEGVICGVICGVICGSIVGIGTCGNFLYSLGITFVVAISSVFGDLFESYLKREAGVKDSGSVLPGHGGVLDRLDAVLFGAIVMHFLLFFLPGYKDLAIML, from the coding sequence ATGGATACCAATGAGAAAGAATCTATAACATCTCAACAAAACACAAAAGAGCAGATAAAAGCGAAGTTTCTTGCTGATAAGGCACGTTTTATCACTGCTGGTGTGCTTATAGTTGCACTTATTTTAATTTTAAGCATTGATTCAACCTTACTTACTTGTATCGTGCTTGCTATTATTTGCCTCATTGGTGTGCAAGAATCCCTTAAACTCTATGCTCTCCCACCTGCATTACATTATTATATTGCTACAGCTTTTATTTGGGTGCTTGCATACTTTAATGAACGCATAATAGAATCTGCACTTTTTACTCTTGTGATTTACGCTTCCTATCTTGCTTATAGCAAAAAAATCTCGCCTAAAACCCTGCTTCCATTTATTTATCCTGTGTTGCCGTTTTTAAGCATTTACGCACTCTATAAAGACGCCGGAGGAGCTGGAGTATGGGTGATTGTATGGCTTATTGTCATTGTAGCCCTCACTGACACAGGAGCATATCTTGGAGGAAAAGCTTTTGGTAAAACGCCTTTTTGTCCTACGAGCCCCAAAAAAACCATTGAGGGTGTTATTTGTGGGGTAATTTGTGGGGTAATTTGTGGCTCTATTGTGGGAATTGGCACTTGTGGAAACTTCTTATACTCACTTGGTATTACTTTTGTAGTCGCAATTTCTTCTGTCTTTGGCGATTTATTTGAGAGTTATCTCAAACGCGAAGCAGGTGTGAAAGATAGTGGCTCTGTGTTGCCTGGACACGGTGGTGTGCTTGATAGGCTTGATGCTGTGCTTTTTGGTGCAATAGTAATGCACTTTTTACTTTTCTTTTTGCCCGGTTACAAAGACTTGGCAATTATGCTCTAA
- the tlyA gene encoding 23S rRNA (cytidine-2'-O)-methyltransferase TlyA: MQRLDIYLKTLLSSRTKAQEAIESGCVRVNGKVVYKSSLPLKSSDEVDIDTQGLLLGRAGYKLRGFFEELVCKGLWEEGYLVGKRALDIGSSTGGFAQVLLNFGVSEIVCVDVGKNQLHQNMRDDERVRVFEECDVREFEPCEYFDIVVCDVSFISLYKLMESFERLVSAECIWLFKPQFEVGRAAKRDKKGVLKDKTLAHIALADFCAYVQTRGFRILHTSQSILSGKEGNEEFFVYVQR, encoded by the coding sequence ATGCAGCGACTTGATATTTACCTTAAAACACTTTTATCTTCTCGCACTAAAGCTCAAGAGGCGATAGAATCTGGCTGTGTGCGGGTAAATGGCAAAGTGGTATATAAAAGCTCTTTACCTTTAAAAAGCAGCGATGAGGTAGATATAGACACACAAGGCTTATTGCTTGGACGTGCAGGATACAAATTAAGAGGCTTTTTTGAAGAGCTTGTGTGCAAGGGGTTATGGGAGGAAGGATATTTAGTAGGCAAAAGAGCGCTTGATATTGGTTCAAGCACAGGAGGATTTGCCCAAGTGCTTTTAAATTTTGGTGTGTCTGAAATAGTATGTGTTGATGTAGGGAAAAATCAGCTTCATCAGAATATGCGAGATGATGAGCGTGTAAGAGTTTTTGAAGAATGTGATGTGCGAGAATTTGAGCCTTGTGAGTATTTTGATATAGTAGTGTGCGATGTGAGCTTTATTTCATTATATAAGCTTATGGAAAGTTTTGAGCGACTTGTAAGCGCAGAGTGTATATGGCTCTTTAAACCACAATTTGAGGTAGGACGCGCAGCAAAACGCGATAAAAAAGGCGTATTAAAAGACAAAACACTCGCACATATTGCTCTTGCAGATTTTTGTGCTTATGTGCAAACAAGAGGTTTTAGAATCTTGCACACATCTCAAAGTATATTAAGCGGAAAGGAAGGAAATGAAGAATTTTTTGTCTATGTGCAGCGATAA
- a CDS encoding aspartate carbamoyltransferase catalytic subunit: MRPPKHLLRTSDLDNSQIETILQQAQTYKDMHHRENLKNKTIITIFFENSTRTLSSFEIAAKRLSADVVRLDVSKSSTTKGESMSDTAANLNAMNPSAIIIRHKNAGAGYYLKFQVSCPIINAGDGAHAHPTQALLDLLTLKEHFDNDLNNLKGKKIAIIGDIVNSRVANSNIELLSRFGMEVILVAPPHFLPSTHLRTCYSLREIAKEVDVFMSLRTQTERHDKQIYGSLKDYASQYCLTPEILSDRDVIVLHPGPVHRNIDIDDEVLKDPRCKVLEQVTNGVCVRMAVLEFCICT, encoded by the coding sequence ATGCGCCCGCCCAAACATCTCTTACGCACAAGCGATCTTGATAATTCACAAATAGAAACAATTTTACAACAAGCCCAAACCTACAAAGATATGCACCATAGAGAGAATCTTAAAAACAAAACTATTATTACCATTTTTTTTGAAAACTCCACGCGCACACTCTCAAGCTTTGAAATCGCTGCTAAACGCTTAAGTGCTGATGTTGTGCGACTTGATGTGAGTAAAAGCTCCACTACAAAGGGAGAGAGTATGTCTGATACTGCAGCCAATCTCAATGCAATGAATCCAAGCGCAATTATCATTCGTCATAAAAATGCAGGAGCTGGATATTATCTTAAATTCCAAGTGAGCTGCCCTATCATCAATGCAGGAGATGGTGCGCACGCACACCCTACACAAGCCCTACTTGATTTACTCACACTTAAAGAACATTTTGATAATGATTTAAACAATCTCAAAGGTAAAAAAATTGCAATTATTGGTGATATTGTAAATTCCCGTGTGGCAAATAGCAATATTGAGCTGCTCTCGCGTTTTGGTATGGAAGTGATTCTCGTTGCCCCACCTCATTTTCTTCCATCCACACATTTACGCACTTGCTACTCTTTGCGAGAAATTGCCAAAGAAGTTGATGTATTTATGAGTTTGCGCACTCAAACAGAAAGACACGATAAACAAATTTATGGCTCACTCAAAGACTATGCTTCACAATACTGCCTCACGCCCGAGATTCTAAGCGATAGAGATGTTATTGTTTTACATCCTGGACCTGTTCATCGTAACATTGATATTGATGATGAAGTGCTTAAAGACCCACGTTGCAAAGTTTTAGAGCAGGTAACTAACGGCGTATGTGTGCGTATGGCAGTGCTTGAATTTTGTATCTGCACATAA
- the cysS gene encoding cysteine--tRNA ligase, translating to MTLFDSAKKQKIPFTPIQDNQIRLYVCGPTVYDDAHLGHARSSIVFDLWRRLFLFLGFEVVFVKNFTDIDDKIIKKSLQNNASVQEIGSHYIHSYLKDMASLGVLRADIEPKATDNLPQMCEMIQTLLHKGYAYEGENSDIYLRIHKDKNYGALSQRLEQSHTQSRIQNAQDKLEHNDFALWKGYKGENDIAYDSPFGKGRPGWHIECSAMIEKHLAYQNEEYGIDIHAGGSDLLFPHHENEASQTRCATGREIAKYWLHNGFVNINGEKMSKSLGNSFFIKDALKVYDGEILRNYLLGVHYRLALNFNEEDLLQSKKRLDKLYRLKKRVIESHIQSPQITREEIKQFTHNIKETAKEAHKTFLSSLVEALSDDYNISKALSIIEDMLSTSNEYLDKNPKDKAYKQAIKANLACIEFLLGLGGKSTQSYFQLGLDEKTKQEIESKIAKRQEAKAQKNYALADKLRDELKSQGIEIMDTPQGSTWEKI from the coding sequence ATTACTCTTTTTGATAGTGCTAAAAAACAAAAGATCCCTTTTACTCCTATACAAGATAATCAGATTCGATTATATGTGTGCGGTCCAACTGTGTATGATGATGCTCATTTAGGGCACGCTCGTAGCTCTATTGTTTTTGATTTATGGCGACGATTATTTTTATTTTTGGGATTTGAAGTAGTATTTGTTAAAAACTTTACAGACATTGATGATAAAATTATTAAAAAATCTCTTCAAAACAATGCAAGTGTGCAAGAGATAGGTTCGCACTATATCCATTCATATCTTAAAGATATGGCTTCTCTTGGCGTATTGCGTGCAGATATTGAGCCAAAAGCAACCGATAATCTACCCCAAATGTGCGAGATGATACAAACCTTGCTTCATAAAGGTTACGCTTATGAGGGTGAAAATAGTGATATTTATCTTCGTATCCACAAAGATAAAAACTATGGTGCTCTCTCTCAACGCCTTGAACAAAGCCATACCCAAAGTCGTATTCAAAATGCACAAGACAAGCTTGAACATAATGATTTTGCCCTTTGGAAAGGTTATAAGGGAGAGAATGATATTGCATATGATAGTCCATTTGGCAAAGGGCGTCCCGGCTGGCATATTGAATGTTCTGCAATGATTGAAAAACACTTAGCATACCAAAATGAAGAATATGGTATTGATATTCACGCAGGAGGATCAGATTTGCTCTTCCCTCATCACGAAAATGAAGCCTCACAAACGCGTTGTGCTACAGGAAGAGAAATTGCTAAATATTGGCTACACAATGGTTTTGTGAATATCAATGGTGAAAAAATGAGCAAATCTCTTGGCAATAGCTTTTTTATCAAAGATGCGCTAAAAGTCTATGATGGAGAGATTTTACGTAATTATTTGCTGGGCGTGCATTATCGCTTGGCACTCAATTTTAATGAAGAGGATTTGTTACAAAGCAAAAAACGACTTGATAAACTCTATCGCCTTAAAAAACGTGTTATAGAATCTCACATACAATCTCCTCAAATTACAAGAGAAGAAATAAAGCAATTTACTCACAATATCAAAGAAACCGCCAAAGAAGCGCATAAAACATTTTTATCCTCACTTGTTGAGGCTTTAAGCGATGATTATAATATCTCAAAAGCTTTGAGCATTATTGAGGATATGCTCTCTACAAGCAATGAATATTTAGACAAAAATCCTAAAGATAAAGCCTATAAGCAAGCTATTAAAGCAAATCTCGCGTGTATTGAATTTTTACTCGGGCTTGGAGGTAAATCCACACAAAGTTATTTTCAGCTTGGACTTGATGAAAAAACTAAGCAAGAGATAGAATCTAAAATTGCTAAGCGTCAAGAAGCAAAAGCACAAAAAAACTATGCACTTGCTGATAAGTTACGCGATGAGCTAAAATCGCAAGGTATTGAAATTATGGACACTCCTCAAGGCAGCACTTGGGAAAAAATCTAA
- the dxr gene encoding 1-deoxy-D-xylulose-5-phosphate reductoisomerase produces MILLGSTGSIGTNALEVASHFDIPIESLCAGKNITLLNQQIAHYAPKNVCIADKNDAHKLINGNYKLFFGSEGILEMIESSHSHLLLNALVGFAGLKPSFKALQCNKKLALANKESLVNAGWLLQNADITPIDSEHFGLWYLQNNRPITKLYITASGGAFRDYPLDKIALATPQEALKHPNWQMGYKITIDSASMANKLFEILEARWLFDIESIDAFIEPSSSMHALIEFADGSITTHISTPDMKLPIAYALDKDKAAQMPFIQPLDIQSLCLALKNIDTLRYPLWNLKDTLLHTPQKGIVLNASNEIAIEAFLAQKIPFGHISALILAMMEYFDSFKFASLCDLESIQAFDNQVRAVSSQWLERKIKE; encoded by the coding sequence ATGATTTTACTTGGTAGCACAGGGAGCATTGGCACAAACGCCCTTGAAGTTGCCTCACATTTTGATATACCCATAGAATCTCTGTGTGCTGGGAAAAATATCACGCTTTTAAATCAACAAATCGCACACTATGCGCCAAAAAATGTTTGTATTGCTGATAAAAATGACGCCCATAAACTCATAAATGGCAACTATAAGCTGTTTTTTGGGAGTGAGGGCATACTAGAAATGATAGAATCCTCTCATTCTCATCTACTGCTGAATGCCCTTGTAGGATTTGCTGGATTAAAACCTAGCTTTAAAGCCTTGCAATGTAACAAAAAACTCGCTCTTGCAAATAAAGAATCCCTAGTAAATGCTGGCTGGCTCTTGCAAAATGCAGATATTACTCCCATTGATAGCGAACATTTTGGCTTATGGTATTTACAAAACAATCGCCCAATAACTAAACTTTATATTACTGCAAGCGGTGGAGCTTTTAGGGATTATCCACTAGATAAAATCGCCCTTGCTACCCCACAAGAAGCACTTAAACACCCAAATTGGCAAATGGGATATAAAATCACCATAGATTCTGCAAGTATGGCAAATAAACTTTTTGAAATACTTGAAGCGCGTTGGCTCTTCGATATAGAATCTATTGATGCCTTTATTGAGCCAAGCTCAAGTATGCACGCACTTATTGAATTTGCAGATGGGAGCATTACAACACATATAAGCACGCCTGATATGAAGCTCCCTATTGCCTATGCACTTGATAAAGATAAGGCAGCACAAATGCCTTTTATCCAGCCTTTGGATATACAATCCCTCTGCCTTGCTCTTAAAAACATTGATACGCTTCGTTATCCGCTATGGAATCTTAAAGACACGCTTTTACATACACCACAAAAAGGCATTGTGCTAAATGCAAGCAATGAAATAGCCATAGAAGCGTTCTTAGCACAAAAAATACCTTTTGGACATATAAGTGCGCTTATTTTGGCGATGATGGAATATTTTGATAGCTTTAAGTTTGCTTCTTTGTGTGATTTAGAATCCATACAAGCCTTTGATAACCAAGTGCGTGCAGTCTCATCACAATGGTTAGAGAGAAAAATTAAAGAATAA
- a CDS encoding outer membrane family protein, with amino-acid sequence MKKTLVVAALGGLFASSVNAFDYKVSGSAESFTKWGFNNQKLDIPNNQAPTESFTTLFAQLNLNADLGAGFKAGFGGALGGLAFDSTRNDPILDGVGSPVITSYFGTAWDKAKVQNYMVQNAFLEYSYSDNVYFKAGRYQSGKVGEWFSGYNQGAEGYLQAGSVKLWGFLSNRRAFAYDQWFNDFYRVHGIYGGGATRNTYALGLNLTFGGLTLSGFSYYTPGIVTAPGASITFDTNPNKESQGFRSITKLRFLAPIADISQRINAKRWGEIDKHSYTLYLEQRFEVNLFNFGAGYYQNFGNANELIGRWGNPISIDIWTGSAYDIGQSLNDIIGRNAITGFGYIGANYSSFDWKILGRGTNSPRSAEQSVAFILNYQIREDIAVGGKLEWFSDTTKKGYSPLGGSYQSQNNGGTMLTQNRKDDRSHAFFYIRHIF; translated from the coding sequence ATGAAAAAAACTTTAGTAGTTGCAGCCTTAGGAGGCTTATTTGCTTCAAGCGTGAATGCTTTTGATTACAAAGTAAGTGGTTCGGCGGAAAGTTTTACAAAATGGGGCTTTAATAATCAAAAACTTGATATACCCAACAATCAAGCTCCCACAGAGAGTTTTACGACATTATTTGCACAGCTTAATCTCAATGCAGATTTAGGAGCTGGATTTAAAGCAGGGTTTGGCGGGGCTTTGGGTGGATTAGCTTTTGATTCTACACGAAATGACCCTATATTGGATGGTGTAGGCTCTCCTGTTATTACTTCTTATTTTGGGACTGCGTGGGATAAGGCAAAAGTGCAAAATTATATGGTGCAAAATGCCTTTTTAGAGTATAGCTATAGTGATAATGTCTATTTTAAAGCCGGACGTTATCAATCTGGCAAGGTAGGTGAGTGGTTTAGTGGCTATAATCAAGGAGCAGAGGGTTATTTACAAGCTGGAAGTGTGAAACTCTGGGGATTTTTATCAAATCGCCGTGCCTTTGCGTATGACCAATGGTTTAATGATTTCTATCGTGTTCACGGAATTTATGGGGGAGGGGCTACGCGTAATACCTATGCTTTGGGGCTTAATCTTACTTTTGGTGGGCTTACACTCTCTGGATTCTCTTATTATACACCCGGAATAGTAACTGCTCCGGGCGCAAGTATTACCTTTGATACCAATCCAAACAAAGAATCTCAAGGCTTTAGAAGTATTACCAAACTTCGTTTTCTCGCACCTATAGCGGATATAAGCCAAAGAATCAATGCTAAAAGGTGGGGAGAGATAGATAAACACTCTTATACACTTTATCTTGAGCAACGATTTGAAGTCAATCTATTTAACTTTGGTGCAGGATATTATCAAAACTTTGGCAATGCAAATGAACTCATTGGACGCTGGGGAAATCCTATCTCTATTGATATTTGGACAGGAAGCGCATATGATATAGGACAATCCTTAAATGACATCATCGGCAGAAATGCCATTACAGGTTTTGGGTATATCGGGGCAAACTATAGCAGCTTTGATTGGAAAATATTAGGACGTGGAACAAACAGCCCGCGAAGTGCAGAACAAAGTGTGGCATTTATTCTTAATTATCAAATCCGCGAAGACATCGCTGTAGGTGGAAAACTAGAATGGTTTAGTGATACAACTAAGAAAGGGTATAGTCCTCTTGGAGGCTCTTATCAGTCTCAAAATAATGGTGGCACTATGCTTACTCAAAACCGCAAAGATGACCGATCTCACGCATTTTTCTATATACGCCATATATTCTAA
- a CDS encoding bifunctional riboflavin kinase/FAD synthetase, with translation MKNFLSMCSDKEVQSLALGKFDGMHLAHKELFKHLDKKGALLCIEGKFDDMCLTPSKEQYSPCALIYVAFEEISHWSGEKFITILKEKFPSLKRLVVGYDFHFGKNRAFSASDLCHLFAGEVVIMPEYRINGVGVHSSLIKEFIRYGDMDMAVAMLGRYYHLQGTIIKGQNLGSKRLYPTINIQTRGYVIPQEGVYASFTKVNEKIMPSVCFVGHRLSTDRHFSIESHILDKEIVCESDMASICFVRKIRDNQSFSDLNLLKERITQDIITSKVILSAAQMIYVDM, from the coding sequence ATGAAGAATTTTTTGTCTATGTGCAGCGATAAAGAAGTGCAATCATTAGCACTAGGAAAATTTGATGGTATGCATTTAGCACACAAAGAGCTTTTTAAGCATTTGGATAAAAAAGGTGCTTTGCTTTGCATTGAAGGAAAATTTGATGATATGTGCCTTACACCCTCTAAAGAACAATATAGTCCCTGCGCTCTTATTTATGTAGCTTTTGAAGAGATTTCACATTGGAGTGGCGAAAAATTTATAACTATATTAAAAGAGAAATTTCCCTCCCTTAAACGTCTTGTGGTGGGCTATGACTTTCATTTTGGAAAAAATAGGGCTTTTAGCGCGAGTGATTTATGCCATTTATTTGCAGGCGAGGTTGTTATTATGCCAGAATATCGTATAAATGGTGTAGGTGTGCATTCAAGTTTAATTAAAGAATTTATTCGCTATGGTGATATGGATATGGCAGTAGCTATGCTTGGACGTTATTATCATTTACAAGGCACTATTATTAAAGGACAGAATCTAGGCTCAAAGAGACTTTATCCGACAATAAATATTCAAACGAGAGGCTATGTAATACCACAAGAGGGCGTGTATGCAAGTTTTACCAAAGTAAATGAAAAAATAATGCCAAGTGTATGTTTTGTGGGACATCGTTTAAGCACAGATAGGCATTTTAGTATTGAAAGCCATATCCTTGATAAGGAGATTGTGTGTGAAAGCGATATGGCAAGTATATGTTTTGTGCGTAAAATACGAGACAATCAGAGTTTTAGTGATTTAAATTTGCTTAAAGAGCGCATTACCCAAGATATTATTACATCTAAAGTAATTTTGAGTGCTGCACAGATGATATATGTAGATATGTAG
- the murJ gene encoding murein biosynthesis integral membrane protein MurJ encodes MIKKAFLTNSSGILLSRIAGLIRDLCTAKFLGASVYSDIFFAAFKLPNLFRRVFGEGAFTQSFLPNFIHSRKKGMFALITFIIFAVFILFLSLLVVFFSGFFTKLLAYGFNDATIELAKPIVVINFWYLELVFIVTFLSSLLQYKNCFWVNAYNTALLNIAMISALLLAQNKDSMQIVYMLSYGVLCGGVAQIILHFYPLYRLGFFKLLWVGVIELWQWIHIKEPNSKLKCKIRYAKIEIKTFFKQFFPAMLGSSTAQLATFTDTLLASFLISGSISALYYANRIFQFPLAIFAIAISTALFPLVAKAIKNKQADVALNALKKSFWFLLIVLCVCVLGGIMLSEEIISLLYQWGKFSADDTLIVAQVFSAYMIGLVPFGLSKIFSLWLYSHQMQGKAAKISAISLGCGVIFSLVLMHPFGAMGLALSGSLSGFVLFVLTIRIFGFKQFLAIINNKKAWLLLVGIVGLESLLLWYLKPYVKALVDAFHLFVRNIL; translated from the coding sequence TTGATTAAAAAAGCATTTTTAACAAATAGTAGCGGAATTTTACTCTCTAGGATAGCAGGATTAATTCGTGATTTATGCACAGCAAAATTTCTAGGTGCAAGCGTGTATAGCGATATTTTCTTTGCTGCTTTTAAGCTCCCTAACCTCTTTCGCCGTGTATTTGGTGAAGGAGCCTTTACACAAAGTTTTTTGCCTAACTTCATTCATAGTCGCAAAAAAGGTATGTTTGCCTTGATTACTTTTATTATTTTTGCAGTTTTTATTTTATTTCTCTCGCTTTTGGTGGTATTTTTTAGTGGATTCTTTACAAAACTTCTTGCGTATGGTTTTAATGATGCAACCATTGAGCTTGCCAAACCCATTGTGGTGATTAATTTTTGGTATTTAGAACTTGTTTTTATTGTTACTTTTCTTTCCTCTTTATTGCAATATAAAAACTGCTTTTGGGTTAATGCTTACAATACCGCGCTTTTAAATATTGCAATGATTAGCGCTTTGCTTTTAGCACAAAATAAAGATTCTATGCAAATTGTCTATATGCTAAGTTATGGTGTGCTATGCGGTGGAGTAGCGCAAATTATACTCCATTTTTATCCACTCTATCGCTTGGGATTTTTTAAACTCTTATGGGTAGGTGTGATAGAGTTGTGGCAATGGATACACATTAAAGAACCAAATTCTAAACTCAAATGCAAAATCCGCTATGCCAAAATTGAAATAAAAACTTTCTTTAAACAATTCTTTCCTGCTATGCTCGGGAGCTCTACAGCCCAACTTGCTACTTTTACAGATACACTCCTCGCCTCATTTCTTATCAGCGGGAGTATTAGCGCACTCTATTATGCTAACAGAATCTTTCAGTTTCCCCTTGCAATCTTTGCCATAGCCATATCAACCGCACTCTTTCCCCTTGTAGCAAAAGCAATTAAAAACAAACAAGCCGATGTCGCACTTAATGCCTTAAAAAAATCATTTTGGTTTTTGCTTATTGTCCTTTGTGTATGTGTGCTTGGTGGTATTATGCTAAGCGAAGAGATTATCAGCCTTCTTTATCAATGGGGAAAATTCAGTGCAGATGACACTCTTATCGTAGCACAAGTTTTTAGCGCGTATATGATTGGTTTAGTGCCTTTTGGGTTAAGTAAAATTTTCTCCCTTTGGCTTTATTCTCATCAAATGCAAGGCAAAGCCGCAAAGATTTCAGCTATCTCTTTAGGCTGTGGGGTAATATTCTCTCTTGTGCTTATGCACCCATTTGGGGCAATGGGATTAGCATTATCGGGCAGTTTGAGCGGATTTGTGCTTTTTGTCCTCACAATTAGAATCTTTGGCTTCAAACAATTCTTAGCTATAATAAATAACAAAAAAGCGTGGTTACTTCTTGTAGGCATTGTGGGTTTGGAATCTCTACTTTTGTGGTATCTCAAACCCTATGTCAAAGCACTCGTTGATGCTTTTCATCTCTTTGTAAGGAACATTTTATGA
- a CDS encoding outer membrane beta-barrel protein: MKKILISSALAASLFGVAQAQTSGLFVGVNAGVPITTPSYGPAIPNSSMFPTSGIGWAVGLDVGYKQVLSENYGLKYYISYNYNQSKGSKDNSPLPKVNADINQHLITANVDYYFNFTPAFGAYIGIGVGYQQYDPTWKIAGNAMPTEAKGGLAVPVNVGLTYNFNDASQILLGAKIPLLGYDYKITQPVVGDVKAATLRTYIVQIGYNYTF, translated from the coding sequence ATGAAAAAGATTCTTATCTCAAGTGCATTAGCAGCAAGCCTATTTGGTGTAGCTCAAGCACAAACAAGTGGGCTTTTTGTAGGGGTAAATGCAGGAGTGCCTATTACTACGCCCTCATATGGTCCTGCTATACCAAATTCTAGTATGTTTCCTACAAGCGGAATAGGCTGGGCAGTAGGACTAGATGTAGGCTATAAACAAGTCTTGAGCGAAAACTATGGTTTAAAATACTATATCAGCTATAACTACAATCAAAGCAAAGGTTCTAAGGATAATAGCCCTTTACCTAAAGTAAATGCTGATATTAATCAACATCTTATCACTGCAAATGTGGATTATTACTTTAATTTCACTCCTGCTTTTGGTGCATATATCGGTATTGGTGTAGGCTATCAACAATATGATCCTACTTGGAAAATAGCTGGAAATGCTATGCCTACTGAAGCTAAAGGCGGACTTGCCGTGCCTGTAAATGTGGGGCTTACCTATAACTTTAATGATGCAAGTCAAATCCTCCTTGGAGCAAAAATTCCATTACTAGGCTATGATTATAAAATTACGCAACCTGTTGTAGGAGATGTGAAAGCAGCTACACTTCGCACTTACATCGTGCAAATTGGCTATAACTACACTTTCTAA